One genomic segment of Triplophysa rosa linkage group LG22, Trosa_1v2, whole genome shotgun sequence includes these proteins:
- the bmp1b gene encoding bone morphogenetic protein 1b isoform X1, protein MKSLWTCSLVFSLRLLITIEVDVNAQYRTGPAESDAVDYKDPCKAAAYLGDIALDEEDLRLLKLNYIIAALNASSNLSISESANRASASGNAEDDSVLASRILLRRRRAATARPERVWPDGIIPYIISGNFSGSQRAVFKQAMRHWEKYTCVTFVERSTEESYIVFTIRPCGCCSFVGRRGGGPQAISIGKNCDKFGIVVHELGHVIGFWHEHTRPDRDNHVDIFRENIQPGQEYNFIKMESDDVDSLGEGYDFDSIMHYARNTFSRGVYLDTMLPKYDVDGARPPIGQRTRLSKGDIAQARKLYKCPRCGESLQDSTGNFTSPGFPNGYAAYSHCIWRISVTPGEKIILNFTSVDLYRSHLCWYDHVEIRDGYWRNAPLIGRFCGDQLPEAVVSTDSRLWIEFRSSSNWVGKGFSVVYEAICGGEVERDGGQIESPNYPDDYRPNKVCVWKIIVPQGFHVGLGFQSFEIEKHDNCAYDYLDVRDGDSESSPLLGRFCGYEKPDDIKSSSNQLWIKFVSDGSVNKAGFSANFFKEIDECSRPDNGFCEQRCVNTLGSFYCACEPGFELSPDRRSCTAAACGGFMTNLNGSFTSPGWPQEYPPNKNCVWQLIAPTQYRITLLLEAFEIEGNDVCKYDYVEVRSGLSTDSKLHGKFCGTEKPEAITSQANSMCVEFKSDNTVSKRGFKAHFFSDVDECSRENGGCQHECVNTFGSYSCQCRSGFVLHSNNHDCKEVGCDQVISSISGIITSPNWPDKYPSKRTCTWTLSTTPGHRIKLAFVEIAMEAHEECAYDHLEMYDGLNSRAPSLGRFCGNKKPLPVVSSGDSMFLRFFSDSSVQKRGFKASHSAECGGSLKAEIKTKDLYSHAAFGDNNYPGASDCQWVISAEKGYGMELVFQTFEIEEEADCGYDYVELFDGADVKAPRLGRYCGSGPPEEIHSAGDAIVIKFHSDDTINKKGFHVRFTSTKFQDTLHSSK, encoded by the exons CTGCCTATCTGGGGGATATAGCTCTGGATGAGGAGGACTTGCGTTTGCTGAAGTTGAACTACATTATTGCTGCACTGAATGCCTCTTCCAACCTCTCTATATCTGAATCAG CTAACAGAGCCTCAGCCAGTGGCAATGCAGAGGACGACTCGGTTTTGGCCAGTCGAATTCTCCTACGCAGAAGAAGAGCAGCCACCGCCAGACCTGAGCGAGTTTGGCCGGATGGCATCATCCCGTATATTATTAGTGGCAACTTTAGTG GCAGCCAGCGAGCGGTTTTCAAGCAAGCTATGCGTCACTGGGAGAAATATACCTGCGTGACCTTTGTGGAGAGAAGTACAGAGGAGAGCTACATCGTCTTTACCATCCGGCCATGTGG GTGTTGTTCATTTGTAGGGAGGAGAGGGGGAGGTCCACAGGCCATCTCCATCGGGAAGAATTGTGACAAGTTTGGCATCGTGGTGCATGAACTTGGACACGTCATCGGCTTCTGGCATGAGCACACGCGACCTGACCGAGACAATCATGTTGATATATTTCGAGAAAACATTCAGCCGG GTCAGGAGTACAACTTCATAAAGATGGAGTCTGATGATGTAGATTCCCTGGGCGAGGGTTATGACTTTGATAGCATCATGCATTACGCCAGAAACACTTTTTCAAG GGGCGTCTATCTTGATACCATGCTGCCAAAGTATGATGTTGATGGAGCCCGTCCACCCATCGGACAGCGCACGAGATTGAGCAAAGGGGATATCGCTCAAGCACGAAAACTTTACAAGTGTCCCA GATGTGGAGAGAGCCTTCAGGACAGCACTGGGAACTTCACCTCCCCTGGGTTCCCCAACGGATACGCTGCATACAGTCACTGCATATGGAGGATATCGGTCACGCCCGGTGAGAAg ATCATTCTTAATTTTACTTCAGTGGATCTATACAGAAGTCACTTGTGCTGGTACGACCATGTCGAGATCCGTGACGGATATTGGAGAAATGCACCTTTGATAG GTCGCTTTTGTGGAGACCAGCTACCTGAGGCCGTCGTGTCCACAGACAGCCGTCTGTGGATTGAGTTTCGTAGCAGCAGTAATTGGGTGGGAAAGGGGTTCTCTGTCGTCTATGAAG CTATTTGTGGAGGAGAGGTGGAAAGAGACGGTGGACAGATCGAGTCGCCCAATTACCCTGACGACTATCGGCCcaataaagtgtgtgtgtggaagatCATTGTGCCCCAGGGCTTTCACGTGGGCCTCGGCTTCCAGTCATTTGAG ATTGAGAAACACGATAACTGTGCCTACGACTACCTGGATGTGAGAGACGGGGATTCTGAGAGCAGTCCTCTCCTGGGCCGCTTCTGTGGTTACGAAAAGCCAGACGACATCAAGAGCAGCTCCAACCAGCTGTGGATCAAGTTCGTGTCTGACGGTTCTGTAAACAAAGCTGGATTCTCAGCCAACTTCTTCAAAG AGATCGACGAATGCTCCCGGCCTGATAACGGGTTTTGCGAGCAACGCTGTGTCAACACCCTGGGCAGCTTCTACTGTGCCTGTGAACCCGGCTTTGAGCTCTCGCCCGATCGCCGCAGCTGTACAG CAGCTGCCTGCGGTGGATTCATGACCAACCTCAACGGCTCCTTCACAAGTCCAGGATGGCCGCAGGAATACCCACCCAACAAGAACTGCGTGTGGCAGCTCATCGCACCCACGCAGTACCGCATCACGCTGCTTCTCGAAGCTTTTGAGATCGAAGGCAATGAT GTTTGTAAGTATGATTATGTTGAGGTGCGAAGCGGTCTGTCCACCGACTCAAAGCTTCATGGGAAATTCTGTGGCACAGAGAAACCAGAGGCCATCACGTCGCAGGCCAACAGCATGTGCGTGGAATTCAAATCGGACAACACCGTGTCCAAGAGAGGCTTCAAAGCTCACTTCTTTTCTG ATGTGGACGAGTGTTCAAGAGAGAATGGAGGCTGCCAGCACGAGTGCGTGAACACGTTTGGGAGCTACAGCTGTCAATGTCGCAGCGGCTTTGTGCTGCACAGCAATAACCACGACTGCAAAGAAG TGGGCTGTGACCAGGTCATCTCCAGCATCTCCGGCATCATCACGAGTCCAAACTGGCCTGATAAATACCCCAGCAAGAGAACCTGCACCTGGACCCTGTCCACCACACCGGGCCACCGCATTAAACTC GCGTTTGTTGAGATTGCCATGGAAGCACACGAGGAGTGTGCCTACGACCATTTGGAGATGTATGACGGTCTAAACAGCAGGGCGCCCAGTTTGGGACGCTTTTGTGGCAATAAGAAGCCATTACCGGTGGTTTCCAGTGGCGACAGTATGTTCCTGCGATTCTTTTCGGATAGCTCGGTACAGAAGAGAGGCTTTAAGGCGTCTCATTCAGCAG AGTGTGGCGGTAGTTTAAAGGCGGAGATAAAGACCAAGGATCTCTATTCCCACGCTGCGTTCGGAGACAACAACTATCCCGGAGCGTCCGACTGCCAGTGGGTGATTTCTGCGGAGAAGGGCTACGGCATGGAGCTCGTCTTCCAGACCTTTGAAATAGAGGAAGAAGCAGACTGCGGTTACGACTACGTTGAGTTGTTCGATGGGGCGGATGTCAAAGCGCCCAGGCTGGGACGCTACTGTGGTTCTGGG CCACCAGAGGAGATCCATTCAGCCGGCGATGCCATCGTCATCAAATTTCATTCGGACGACACCATCAACAAGAAAGGTTTTCATGTTCGGTTCACAAGCACCAAGTTTCAGGACACCCTGCACAGCAGTAAATAA
- the bmp1b gene encoding bone morphogenetic protein 1b isoform X2 has protein sequence MKSLWTCSLVFSLRLLITIEVDVNAQYRTGPAESDAVDYKDPCKAAAYLGDIALDEEDLRLLKLNYIIAALNASSNLSISESANRASASGNAEDDSVLASRILLRRRRAATARPERVWPDGIIPYIISGNFSGSQRAVFKQAMRHWEKYTCVTFVERSTEESYIVFTIRPCGCCSFVGRRGGGPQAISIGKNCDKFGIVVHELGHVIGFWHEHTRPDRDNHVDIFRENIQPGQEYNFIKMESDDVDSLGEGYDFDSIMHYARNTFSRGVYLDTMLPKYDVDGARPPIGQRTRLSKGDIAQARKLYKCPRCGESLQDSTGNFTSPGFPNGYAAYSHCIWRISVTPGEKIILNFTSVDLYRSHLCWYDHVEIRDGYWRNAPLIGRFCGDQLPEAVVSTDSRLWIEFRSSSNWVGKGFSVVYEAICGGEVERDGGQIESPNYPDDYRPNKVCVWKIIVPQGFHVGLGFQSFEIEKHDNCAYDYLDVRDGDSESSPLLGRFCGYEKPDDIKSSSNQLWIKFVSDGSVNKAGFSANFFKEIDECSRPDNGFCEQRCVNTLGSFYCACEPGFELSPDRRSCTAACGGFMTNLNGSFTSPGWPQEYPPNKNCVWQLIAPTQYRITLLLEAFEIEGNDVCKYDYVEVRSGLSTDSKLHGKFCGTEKPEAITSQANSMCVEFKSDNTVSKRGFKAHFFSDVDECSRENGGCQHECVNTFGSYSCQCRSGFVLHSNNHDCKEVGCDQVISSISGIITSPNWPDKYPSKRTCTWTLSTTPGHRIKLAFVEIAMEAHEECAYDHLEMYDGLNSRAPSLGRFCGNKKPLPVVSSGDSMFLRFFSDSSVQKRGFKASHSAECGGSLKAEIKTKDLYSHAAFGDNNYPGASDCQWVISAEKGYGMELVFQTFEIEEEADCGYDYVELFDGADVKAPRLGRYCGSGPPEEIHSAGDAIVIKFHSDDTINKKGFHVRFTSTKFQDTLHSSK, from the exons CTGCCTATCTGGGGGATATAGCTCTGGATGAGGAGGACTTGCGTTTGCTGAAGTTGAACTACATTATTGCTGCACTGAATGCCTCTTCCAACCTCTCTATATCTGAATCAG CTAACAGAGCCTCAGCCAGTGGCAATGCAGAGGACGACTCGGTTTTGGCCAGTCGAATTCTCCTACGCAGAAGAAGAGCAGCCACCGCCAGACCTGAGCGAGTTTGGCCGGATGGCATCATCCCGTATATTATTAGTGGCAACTTTAGTG GCAGCCAGCGAGCGGTTTTCAAGCAAGCTATGCGTCACTGGGAGAAATATACCTGCGTGACCTTTGTGGAGAGAAGTACAGAGGAGAGCTACATCGTCTTTACCATCCGGCCATGTGG GTGTTGTTCATTTGTAGGGAGGAGAGGGGGAGGTCCACAGGCCATCTCCATCGGGAAGAATTGTGACAAGTTTGGCATCGTGGTGCATGAACTTGGACACGTCATCGGCTTCTGGCATGAGCACACGCGACCTGACCGAGACAATCATGTTGATATATTTCGAGAAAACATTCAGCCGG GTCAGGAGTACAACTTCATAAAGATGGAGTCTGATGATGTAGATTCCCTGGGCGAGGGTTATGACTTTGATAGCATCATGCATTACGCCAGAAACACTTTTTCAAG GGGCGTCTATCTTGATACCATGCTGCCAAAGTATGATGTTGATGGAGCCCGTCCACCCATCGGACAGCGCACGAGATTGAGCAAAGGGGATATCGCTCAAGCACGAAAACTTTACAAGTGTCCCA GATGTGGAGAGAGCCTTCAGGACAGCACTGGGAACTTCACCTCCCCTGGGTTCCCCAACGGATACGCTGCATACAGTCACTGCATATGGAGGATATCGGTCACGCCCGGTGAGAAg ATCATTCTTAATTTTACTTCAGTGGATCTATACAGAAGTCACTTGTGCTGGTACGACCATGTCGAGATCCGTGACGGATATTGGAGAAATGCACCTTTGATAG GTCGCTTTTGTGGAGACCAGCTACCTGAGGCCGTCGTGTCCACAGACAGCCGTCTGTGGATTGAGTTTCGTAGCAGCAGTAATTGGGTGGGAAAGGGGTTCTCTGTCGTCTATGAAG CTATTTGTGGAGGAGAGGTGGAAAGAGACGGTGGACAGATCGAGTCGCCCAATTACCCTGACGACTATCGGCCcaataaagtgtgtgtgtggaagatCATTGTGCCCCAGGGCTTTCACGTGGGCCTCGGCTTCCAGTCATTTGAG ATTGAGAAACACGATAACTGTGCCTACGACTACCTGGATGTGAGAGACGGGGATTCTGAGAGCAGTCCTCTCCTGGGCCGCTTCTGTGGTTACGAAAAGCCAGACGACATCAAGAGCAGCTCCAACCAGCTGTGGATCAAGTTCGTGTCTGACGGTTCTGTAAACAAAGCTGGATTCTCAGCCAACTTCTTCAAAG AGATCGACGAATGCTCCCGGCCTGATAACGGGTTTTGCGAGCAACGCTGTGTCAACACCCTGGGCAGCTTCTACTGTGCCTGTGAACCCGGCTTTGAGCTCTCGCCCGATCGCCGCAGCTGTACAG CTGCCTGCGGTGGATTCATGACCAACCTCAACGGCTCCTTCACAAGTCCAGGATGGCCGCAGGAATACCCACCCAACAAGAACTGCGTGTGGCAGCTCATCGCACCCACGCAGTACCGCATCACGCTGCTTCTCGAAGCTTTTGAGATCGAAGGCAATGAT GTTTGTAAGTATGATTATGTTGAGGTGCGAAGCGGTCTGTCCACCGACTCAAAGCTTCATGGGAAATTCTGTGGCACAGAGAAACCAGAGGCCATCACGTCGCAGGCCAACAGCATGTGCGTGGAATTCAAATCGGACAACACCGTGTCCAAGAGAGGCTTCAAAGCTCACTTCTTTTCTG ATGTGGACGAGTGTTCAAGAGAGAATGGAGGCTGCCAGCACGAGTGCGTGAACACGTTTGGGAGCTACAGCTGTCAATGTCGCAGCGGCTTTGTGCTGCACAGCAATAACCACGACTGCAAAGAAG TGGGCTGTGACCAGGTCATCTCCAGCATCTCCGGCATCATCACGAGTCCAAACTGGCCTGATAAATACCCCAGCAAGAGAACCTGCACCTGGACCCTGTCCACCACACCGGGCCACCGCATTAAACTC GCGTTTGTTGAGATTGCCATGGAAGCACACGAGGAGTGTGCCTACGACCATTTGGAGATGTATGACGGTCTAAACAGCAGGGCGCCCAGTTTGGGACGCTTTTGTGGCAATAAGAAGCCATTACCGGTGGTTTCCAGTGGCGACAGTATGTTCCTGCGATTCTTTTCGGATAGCTCGGTACAGAAGAGAGGCTTTAAGGCGTCTCATTCAGCAG AGTGTGGCGGTAGTTTAAAGGCGGAGATAAAGACCAAGGATCTCTATTCCCACGCTGCGTTCGGAGACAACAACTATCCCGGAGCGTCCGACTGCCAGTGGGTGATTTCTGCGGAGAAGGGCTACGGCATGGAGCTCGTCTTCCAGACCTTTGAAATAGAGGAAGAAGCAGACTGCGGTTACGACTACGTTGAGTTGTTCGATGGGGCGGATGTCAAAGCGCCCAGGCTGGGACGCTACTGTGGTTCTGGG CCACCAGAGGAGATCCATTCAGCCGGCGATGCCATCGTCATCAAATTTCATTCGGACGACACCATCAACAAGAAAGGTTTTCATGTTCGGTTCACAAGCACCAAGTTTCAGGACACCCTGCACAGCAGTAAATAA